In one window of Frigoriglobus tundricola DNA:
- a CDS encoding RHS repeat-associated core domain-containing protein: protein MYDPTIGRWLTPDPIGFAGGDANIYRFEGNDPENHVDPSGEKIVALKSKSIVPDDSMVFVYIPDSYGGDINDYVSQIYPQYKIYMYDKDFNDKVLKEAFPLRFFISGAAKDSQLEKEIAAILTIAKGASVPVAIPGLGSEMGNPEKYGDPCVRWTKKVEDAWTKLTKGRNTTLKFYRMELRYPSNTSEKHSIIILSYKLNGNTSLLGLDIGSVNAVMGNDTRYTSFFFDPNSAAADGKLNKEFTEDLAGWLKAMRGQK from the coding sequence ATGTACGATCCCACCATCGGGCGCTGGCTGACTCCTGATCCTATCGGGTTCGCCGGGGGCGATGCCAATATCTATCGTTTTGAAGGGAACGATCCAGAAAACCACGTTGACCCTAGTGGAGAAAAGATTGTAGCTCTGAAATCGAAATCAATTGTTCCAGACGATAGTATGGTGTTTGTTTACATTCCAGACTCATATGGTGGCGATATAAATGACTATGTATCGCAGATATATCCACAGTACAAAATTTATATGTACGATAAAGACTTTAACGATAAGGTCTTAAAGGAGGCGTTTCCACTCCGCTTCTTTATTTCAGGGGCGGCAAAGGATTCGCAACTGGAAAAAGAAATTGCCGCAATTCTTACCATCGCAAAAGGCGCCAGTGTGCCGGTTGCTATTCCTGGCCTCGGCAGCGAAATGGGGAATCCAGAAAAATACGGCGATCCGTGCGTCAGATGGACAAAAAAGGTTGAAGACGCCTGGACTAAGCTGACAAAGGGACGAAATACCACACTTAAATTCTATCGCATGGAACTTAGATACCCTTCAAACACAAGCGAGAAGCACTCAATTATAATTCTTTCGTATAAGTTAAATGGCAATACATCGCTTCTTGGCCTCGATATTGGCTCCGTGAATGCCGTTATGGGCAACGACACGAGGTACACATCGTTTTTCTTTGATCCCAACTCTGCGGCAGCGGACGGGAAATTAAATAAGGAATTCACTGAAGACTTAGCGGGCTGGTTGAAAGCAATGCGAGGTCAAAAGTGA